The following nucleotide sequence is from Candidatus Bipolaricaulis sibiricus.
GGCCCGAGGCCTGCCTTGAGCCGAGCGATTCGCAGCTGTTCGTCGATGGTGTTCACACCGGGCAGGTCGGGGAGAAGAAGCCCCCGCCTCCAGCCCGACTCGACGATCACTCCGTAGGTCCCCGGGTCGAGATCGGCCTCGGTGCACCGCTCCGGCGGGCTGAGCACATCGACCGAGATCGACACGCCGGCGAGCTCGTGGGGTGTCACGGGAGGGAACCGGGGATCCTCGGTGGCGGCACGGATGGCGTTTTCAACGATCTCGTGGGCGAGAGTGGGTGTGGTGGGCTGGTACGTGCCGATGCATCCCCGCAGCGCCCCGTT
It contains:
- a CDS encoding putative ACR: MSQHDPYVALARAAIAAYVTERRRIEPPRGLPPELVSRRAGAFVSLKKNGALRGCIGTYQPTTPTLAHEIVENAIRAATEDPRFPPVTPHELAGVSISVDVLSPPERCTEADLDPGTYGVIVESGWRRGLLLPDLPGVNTIDEQLRIARLKAGLGPDEPCQLWRFKVERHTE